A single region of the Strigops habroptila isolate Jane chromosome 3, bStrHab1.2.pri, whole genome shotgun sequence genome encodes:
- the MGP gene encoding matrix Gla protein has translation MRAVIILTLLAVLMMAATCYESHESMESHEYLNPFINRRRANDFIQADSRLEAITQERIRERSKAPHERQREICEDYYPCELYAFRHGYAAAYRHYFGRRRTK, from the exons ATGCGTGCTGTTATCATCCTTACGCTCCTGGCTGTCTTGATGATGGCTGCTACTTGCTACG agTCCCATGAGAGCATGGAATCCCATGAGTATCTCA ATCCCTTCATCAACAGGCGAAGGGCCAATGACTTCATACAAGCTGATTCGAGACTAGAAGCCATCACTCAGGAGAG GATCAGGGAACGTAGTAAAGCACCCCACGAACGTCAGAGGGAGATCTGCGAGGACTACTACCCCTGTGAACTGTACGCTTTCCGCCATGGCTATGCTGCTGCTTACAGGCACTATTTTGGGAGGAGAAGAACCAAGTAA